In Tenrec ecaudatus isolate mTenEca1 chromosome 5, mTenEca1.hap1, whole genome shotgun sequence, the following are encoded in one genomic region:
- the LOC142448641 gene encoding small ribosomal subunit protein uS10-like — MAFKDTGKTPVEPEVAIHRIRITLTSRNVKSLEKVCADLIRGAKEKNLKVKGPVRLPTKTLRITTRNTPCGEGSKTWDRFQMRIHKRLIDLHSPSEIVKQITSISIEPGVEVEVTIADA, encoded by the coding sequence ATGGCATTTAAGGACACCGGAAAGACACCTGTGGAACCAGAGGTGGCCATTCACCGAATTAGAATTACTCTGACCAGCCGCAACGTGAAATCCTTGGAGAAAGTGTGTGCTGACTTGATCAGAGGGGCTAAGGAGAAGAACCTGAAAGTGAAGGGACCAGTTAGGCTGCCCACCAAGACTCTGAGAATTACGACCAGGAACACTCCCTGTGGGGAAGGTTCTAAGACCTGGGATCGATTCCAGATGAGGATCCACAAGCGTCTCATTGACTTGCACAGTCCGTCTGAGATAGTGAAGCAGATCACTTCCATCAGTATTGAGCCTGGAGTAGAGGTTGAAGTCACCATTGCAGATGCTTAA